The Euleptes europaea isolate rEulEur1 chromosome 2, rEulEur1.hap1, whole genome shotgun sequence genome has a segment encoding these proteins:
- the MAGOH gene encoding protein mago nashi homolog, protein MASDFYLRYYVGHKGKFGHEFLEFEFRPDGKLRYANNSNYKNDVMIRKEAYVHKSVMEELKRIIDDSEITKEDDALWPPPDRVGRQELEIVIGDEHISFTTSKIGSLIDVNQSKDPEGLRVFYYLVQDLKCLVFSLIGLHFKIKPI, encoded by the exons ATGGCGAGTGATTTTTACTTGCGGTATTACGTCGGGCACAAAGGGAAATTCGGGCACGAGTTTCTTGAGTTCGAGTTCCGCCCCGACG GTAAACTCAGATATGCAAACAACAGCAATTATAAAAATGATGTGATGATCAGAAAAGAA GCATATGTCCACAAGAGTGTGATGGAAGAGCTAAAGCGGATAATTGATGACAGTGAAATTACAAAAGAAGATGATGCATTATGGCCACCACCTGACAGAGTTGGTCGGCAG GAGCTTGAGATCGTAATTGGTGATGAACACATATCGTTTACCACATCAAAAATTGGTTCTCTCATTGATGTAAATCAGTCCAA GGATCCAGAGGGTCTAAGAGTGTTTTACTACCTTGTCCAGGACCTCAAGTGTCTCGTCTTCAGTCTTATTGGATTGCACTTCAAAATTAAGCCAATTTAA